The following coding sequences lie in one Bacteroides helcogenes P 36-108 genomic window:
- a CDS encoding ArdC-like ssDNA-binding domain-containing protein, with product MKKERDGKKEHEARLLKRQQLKTLSQSLVARRELGEYMGNEDDTVNGLLRFYYACKGYTNLKTFKEWKETGYSVRKGEKALLIWGKPIVSKSEKQRIEEQKMQGKEEEAKEDFFPLCYLFAESQVHKSNE from the coding sequence ATGAAAAAGGAAAGAGACGGGAAAAAAGAACATGAGGCGCGTCTTCTGAAAAGACAGCAGCTAAAAACATTATCGCAGTCTTTGGTCGCCCGTAGGGAATTGGGCGAATACATGGGAAACGAGGACGACACAGTAAACGGTCTGTTACGGTTTTACTACGCTTGTAAAGGATATACCAACCTAAAGACTTTTAAGGAGTGGAAAGAGACAGGTTATAGTGTCCGCAAAGGTGAAAAGGCGCTGTTGATATGGGGGAAGCCCATTGTGTCGAAATCGGAAAAGCAACGTATTGAGGAACAGAAAATGCAGGGTAAGGAAGAAGAAGCGAAAGAGGATTTTTTTCCGTTGTGCTATCTTTTTGCGGAAAGCCAAGTGCACAAATCCAATGAATAG
- a CDS encoding JAB domain-containing protein translates to METLFDSACRYMSDNELIYEITNNKKIVTETEQRNGEYDLNNLLSSLTPGRKKVATAAIELYKRQQSKYNGQGIIRCSLDIHALMQPFLWDLPNEELWVLALNNASRLIKKVRVSVGGISQTAADVRLIMRILVEASATQFIVVHNHPSGNKQPSRDDKHITERVKKAGELFDIRLIDHIIIAGDTYYSFGDEGLL, encoded by the coding sequence ATGGAAACTTTGTTTGATAGTGCTTGCCGCTACATGAGCGATAACGAACTCATTTACGAAATAACCAACAATAAGAAAATTGTTACCGAGACGGAACAGCGTAATGGGGAATATGACCTGAATAATCTACTTTCTTCTTTGACGCCTGGGCGTAAAAAAGTGGCTACTGCCGCCATTGAATTATACAAGCGTCAGCAAAGCAAATATAACGGGCAGGGTATCATCCGTTGTAGTTTGGATATTCATGCGCTGATGCAGCCGTTTCTGTGGGATTTGCCGAACGAGGAACTTTGGGTACTGGCTTTAAACAATGCTTCACGACTGATTAAGAAAGTACGGGTATCAGTCGGTGGAATAAGTCAGACGGCGGCAGATGTAAGGCTGATAATGCGTATATTGGTGGAAGCATCCGCAACGCAGTTCATTGTCGTACATAACCATCCGAGTGGTAATAAACAGCCCAGCAGGGACGATAAGCATATAACGGAGAGAGTGAAAAAGGCGGGTGAGCTGTTTGATATTAGGTTGATAGATCATATTATAATAGCTGGCGATACTTATTATAGCTTTGGCGATGAGGGGCTTTTATAG
- a CDS encoding phage holin family protein yields the protein MIRIITRFIGTYGYDSLKEFFLSLAPSFKYNLQFPAISLSAVTAVISEWIGITPFLATAMLVAIVSEMWTGIRASRAQGIGFESFRFSRCIIKLCIWLIIIYIIHSFYLESRSDKEENIVMMLSTLFFSIVKVFVMTWFCVEHVTSILENLAVIDGKPKDALIKKVKALWMAITDRLKRKVDETGR from the coding sequence ATGATACGTATTATTACAAGATTTATCGGCACTTATGGGTACGATTCCCTGAAAGAATTTTTTCTTTCCTTAGCTCCCAGTTTTAAATACAACCTGCAATTTCCGGCAATATCCCTTAGTGCCGTAACGGCAGTAATCAGTGAATGGATAGGAATCACCCCTTTTCTGGCAACGGCCATGCTCGTGGCGATTGTATCGGAAATGTGGACGGGAATCCGGGCAAGCAGGGCGCAAGGTATAGGATTTGAATCGTTCCGCTTTTCCCGTTGTATTATTAAATTATGCATCTGGCTGATCATCATTTACATCATCCATTCATTCTATTTGGAAAGCAGGTCTGATAAGGAGGAGAATATTGTTATGATGCTTTCCACTCTCTTCTTTTCCATAGTCAAGGTATTTGTCATGACATGGTTCTGTGTGGAACATGTCACAAGCATATTGGAAAACCTGGCGGTTATTGACGGAAAACCGAAAGATGCCTTGATTAAGAAGGTCAAAGCTTTATGGATGGCAATTACTGACAGATTAAAAAGGAAAGTCGATGAAACAGGACGCTAA
- a CDS encoding DUF6712 family protein: MIFSAEKWNKGAELKALMKVNTAISFEMMEAPLRNAFRQFLFPLLGETMAEKVVEIYKALPVPGTLEKDHEKADGREKLDARLLELCQRANANLAFWNDFDEISVRITDAGFQRQKSKEDDFQQVYKYQEDNLRMSFRNKGFNALDELLEFLYVHIGEYPYFAHSKAYLDRKSSIVRNTADVNDVCFINGSRIIFLRLQPHLKFVEEMLLQPAIGEGLYRRMITFLADTPNDVELCRNVERLRISCARYIVAMAVRRLLMETGSITDRGLYFTTVQPGEKGNERREPVEAERIAVQIQNLKADADMYMTALLRIVNECFSEFYVGDPRRIFDRDNDHKHTFWT; this comes from the coding sequence ATGATATTCAGTGCAGAAAAATGGAATAAGGGTGCTGAACTAAAGGCACTGATGAAAGTTAATACCGCCATCTCGTTCGAGATGATGGAAGCACCGCTTAGGAATGCCTTCCGGCAATTCTTATTCCCTCTATTGGGCGAAACAATGGCGGAAAAAGTGGTAGAAATATATAAAGCCCTCCCGGTTCCCGGTACATTGGAAAAAGACCATGAGAAAGCCGACGGACGGGAGAAGCTGGATGCACGGCTGCTTGAACTTTGCCAAAGAGCAAATGCGAATCTGGCATTCTGGAATGATTTCGATGAAATCAGTGTCCGGATTACAGATGCGGGATTTCAGCGTCAGAAATCTAAGGAGGATGATTTTCAACAAGTATATAAATACCAGGAGGATAACCTTCGCATGTCCTTCCGGAATAAAGGTTTCAATGCTTTGGATGAACTGCTGGAATTCTTGTACGTACATATTGGGGAATATCCGTATTTTGCTCATTCAAAGGCTTATCTGGATCGGAAATCTTCCATTGTCCGCAATACGGCCGATGTTAATGATGTTTGCTTCATTAATGGCAGCCGTATCATTTTCCTCCGCTTGCAACCGCATTTGAAGTTTGTGGAGGAGATGCTGTTGCAACCGGCTATCGGTGAAGGGCTATACAGACGGATGATTACCTTTTTGGCTGATACTCCTAATGATGTGGAACTTTGCAGAAATGTGGAAAGGTTGCGCATTTCATGCGCCCGTTACATTGTGGCAATGGCGGTCAGACGTTTACTGATGGAAACCGGCAGTATCACTGATCGGGGATTATATTTTACCACTGTACAACCGGGTGAAAAAGGCAATGAACGCAGAGAACCGGTCGAGGCGGAACGCATAGCCGTACAGATACAGAACCTGAAAGCGGATGCCGATATGTACATGACAGCTTTGCTTCGGATTGTCAATGAGTGTTTCTCCGAATTCTATGTCGGTGATCCCAGACGGATATTTGATCGGGATAATGACCATAAACATACTTTTTGGACATGA
- a CDS encoding glycoside hydrolase family 108 protein, which produces MAKAEILFKIIRKWEGGWSDHKNDKGGKTNMGITLATWKSCGYDKDGDGGIDENDLRLITPEDVFYIFKKFYWDRYRADFIHNQSVANICVDWVWASGRPGITGVQQLLQIKTDGIVGSQTIASINLANQRQLFERIKAERISFIENLCERDPSQLIFRKGWLNRINDFKFSVR; this is translated from the coding sequence ATGGCAAAAGCGGAAATTTTATTTAAAATAATTCGTAAATGGGAAGGCGGATGGAGTGATCACAAAAATGATAAAGGTGGTAAGACCAATATGGGGATCACTCTTGCCACTTGGAAATCTTGTGGCTATGATAAGGACGGTGATGGTGGTATTGATGAAAATGATCTGAGGTTAATTACCCCTGAAGATGTATTTTATATTTTCAAAAAATTCTATTGGGACCGTTATAGGGCTGACTTCATACACAATCAGTCTGTAGCTAATATTTGTGTAGATTGGGTATGGGCATCCGGACGCCCTGGTATTACAGGTGTACAACAACTTCTGCAGATCAAAACGGATGGTATCGTTGGTTCCCAAACGATAGCCAGTATTAACTTGGCAAATCAAAGACAACTGTTTGAAAGAATCAAGGCAGAACGTATCTCTTTTATAGAAAATTTATGTGAGCGTGACCCGTCACAGTTGATATTCCGTAAGGGATGGCTCAACAGGATCAATGATTTCAAGTTTTCAGTTCGTTGA
- a CDS encoding phage tail tape measure protein, which produces MAKSKSEKRGIYLYIDGKEVVNDINHIEKECRQLTQQLKTMTIGSEEYNRTMAKIKHLQGILKQHRQEIKGITSETQKATLSVGKMVDWFNRFGGIILSVVGLLTGVSLALRSIRNERNKLEESQAGLKALTGLDDENISWLTEQAKTLSTTMTKEGLRVRQSAAEILDAFMLVGSAKPELLGDKEALKQVTEEAMRLQAAAKDITLNEAVDSLTLSLNQYGAAADQAGKFANVLAAGSQAGSANIASQAKAIRNAGTAAASANVPIEQTVGLIETLAYRGIKDEVAGTGLKKFFLVLQTGADETNPKIVGLDKALENLKNKKMDAGAIKKMFGEEGYNTASVILQNTEMVKDYTKAVTDTNVAYEQSAINSNTAQAKLEQARNKMKQAAIELGEKLNPALAVSTNMMTKLIKILPGLIEWLQKWGASIIALLIPVVAYIGCLKMWALYQTALNKVTTIATTLKIAYAAATANVAGNLTGANKILVLFSGNMSKSIALQKTATAVAYLFAAAKAVLTGNLKAARVAMLAFNATVSTNFYVAIAAAIAAVAVAIYKVAMQTTEAEKAVSDYQKQLVTERSELNKLIDAAQRAGDGTKRRRELIDEINMKYGKYLTNLLNEYSTLEDIKQAYQEINIAMQANIAQKVLDEKTEEISRDMLDKKIDKMNKVRSTLSNLFPSNLTNDITQKIEKAVNLAINKGQTAQQISIALAQKIRQLYGGNKDFEDNLRKGITAYADTVIKEVARINKVKEELAVFVPGVGQTNKLPEVVVTGIAPKKNDTNGNGDIEKESEKKKRVNKELENIEIRHGERIASIKKEYLNDERMTQSEYDKKMLDAEIKCLNEKLAVIGIEESKRQQIENRILDIRLKLSQKLREIFADTDEFAKKAYDKEVQALKEKETEEIETLKFGLEQKLINEVEYQQRLLEIQNKYAKKREKLLRVDKKEIKDKYDQKLSDTLLNAYKAKKGNPLDQKSFFREMMTSLSAAEAELAKMDEKDPEYSSMCKYVDGLQKALKEKLEALKLMLEDISIELGTAMGELLTGDQEGMRDALRNTLNMFLDFIEKEMIAAVGSVTIAEFILNPLGIFASIGKILAIKAAFAGIKSAIGNFYAGGYTGPGNWDQPQGIVHSNEFVANRFAVGNPNLRPIFDVIDVAQRSGNVGNLTADDIAAVAGSGKVMHNVPVKTGNVNATTTTNDPAMMAVLIECIHVLRKLKVRLDDPLLAETYITGKGGINRAQKEYDKLIKNVSR; this is translated from the coding sequence ATGGCAAAAAGTAAATCGGAGAAAAGAGGTATTTATCTGTATATTGACGGTAAAGAAGTCGTCAATGATATCAATCACATAGAAAAAGAATGCCGACAGTTAACGCAGCAGCTAAAGACTATGACTATTGGTTCAGAAGAATACAATCGTACTATGGCGAAGATAAAGCATCTTCAGGGTATTCTGAAACAACACCGGCAAGAAATTAAAGGCATAACCTCCGAAACCCAAAAGGCCACATTAAGTGTTGGAAAAATGGTTGATTGGTTCAATCGCTTTGGCGGTATAATTCTTTCGGTTGTAGGATTGCTTACAGGCGTTAGTCTGGCGTTGCGCTCTATCCGTAACGAACGCAACAAGCTTGAAGAATCACAAGCCGGATTAAAAGCCTTAACAGGACTTGATGACGAGAATATCTCCTGGTTAACGGAACAGGCGAAGACTCTTTCCACTACAATGACAAAGGAGGGATTGCGTGTCCGCCAGTCTGCCGCTGAAATCCTTGATGCATTCATGTTGGTCGGTTCAGCAAAACCTGAACTGCTTGGAGATAAAGAGGCATTGAAGCAGGTCACTGAGGAAGCTATGCGGTTACAGGCGGCAGCTAAGGACATAACACTGAATGAGGCTGTGGATTCCCTCACCTTATCACTCAACCAGTATGGGGCTGCGGCTGATCAGGCCGGAAAGTTTGCCAATGTATTGGCTGCCGGATCCCAGGCAGGATCTGCCAATATTGCCAGTCAGGCAAAGGCTATACGGAATGCGGGTACGGCTGCCGCTTCAGCTAATGTTCCCATAGAACAAACTGTCGGCTTGATTGAAACACTCGCCTATCGGGGTATCAAAGATGAAGTAGCGGGTACAGGACTGAAGAAATTCTTTCTGGTATTGCAAACAGGAGCAGATGAAACAAATCCTAAAATAGTCGGATTGGATAAAGCATTGGAAAATCTGAAAAATAAAAAGATGGATGCCGGTGCGATCAAGAAGATGTTCGGTGAAGAAGGATATAACACGGCTTCTGTAATCTTGCAAAACACAGAAATGGTAAAGGATTACACGAAAGCCGTTACTGATACCAATGTTGCATATGAGCAATCTGCCATTAACAGTAATACGGCCCAGGCAAAACTGGAACAAGCCCGCAATAAGATGAAACAGGCCGCCATTGAGTTAGGGGAAAAACTGAACCCGGCCTTGGCTGTCAGCACCAATATGATGACAAAACTCATCAAAATTCTACCAGGATTGATAGAATGGCTACAGAAATGGGGGGCATCAATTATAGCTCTCCTTATTCCTGTAGTTGCCTATATAGGCTGTCTCAAAATGTGGGCTTTGTATCAAACAGCTCTCAATAAAGTGACAACCATAGCGACAACACTTAAAATTGCATATGCTGCGGCTACAGCAAATGTTGCCGGCAATCTAACGGGTGCTAATAAAATATTAGTTCTCTTTTCCGGGAATATGTCAAAATCTATAGCCTTGCAGAAAACAGCTACAGCGGTCGCTTATTTATTCGCTGCTGCCAAGGCTGTATTAACAGGCAATCTGAAAGCTGCTCGTGTGGCCATGCTTGCATTCAACGCTACTGTATCTACCAATTTTTATGTTGCTATAGCTGCTGCCATAGCTGCTGTGGCAGTTGCTATATACAAAGTTGCTATGCAGACGACTGAAGCAGAGAAAGCCGTAAGTGATTATCAAAAGCAGCTTGTTACCGAACGTTCAGAACTAAACAAGTTGATTGATGCAGCACAGCGTGCCGGAGATGGGACAAAACGCCGTAGGGAACTGATTGACGAAATCAATATGAAATATGGCAAATATCTGACAAACCTACTGAACGAGTATTCTACACTCGAAGATATTAAACAAGCTTATCAAGAAATTAATATTGCCATGCAAGCCAATATTGCACAAAAAGTTTTGGATGAAAAAACAGAAGAGATCAGTCGTGATATGCTGGACAAGAAAATAGACAAAATGAACAAGGTTCGAAGCACGCTCTCCAATTTGTTTCCTTCTAATTTGACCAACGATATTACGCAGAAAATTGAAAAGGCGGTAAATCTGGCAATTAATAAAGGGCAGACTGCTCAACAGATTTCAATAGCTTTGGCACAGAAAATTCGTCAGTTATACGGTGGTAACAAGGACTTTGAAGATAATCTTCGCAAGGGAATCACAGCATATGCAGATACAGTTATTAAAGAGGTTGCACGCATTAATAAGGTGAAAGAAGAACTGGCTGTATTCGTTCCGGGAGTGGGACAAACAAATAAATTGCCGGAAGTGGTTGTGACAGGAATAGCTCCTAAGAAAAATGACACAAACGGAAATGGGGATATTGAAAAAGAGTCTGAGAAGAAAAAACGCGTGAATAAAGAGTTGGAAAATATCGAAATCAGACACGGAGAAAGGATTGCTTCCATAAAGAAGGAATATTTGAATGATGAACGGATGACTCAATCGGAATATGATAAGAAAATGCTTGATGCCGAGATCAAGTGCCTCAATGAAAAATTGGCAGTGATAGGGATTGAAGAATCCAAACGTCAACAGATTGAGAATAGGATATTGGATATACGGTTAAAACTTTCACAGAAATTGCGTGAAATATTTGCTGATACGGATGAATTTGCAAAAAAGGCTTATGATAAAGAGGTTCAGGCTTTGAAAGAAAAAGAAACCGAAGAGATTGAGACTCTCAAGTTCGGTTTAGAACAAAAACTGATCAATGAGGTGGAATATCAACAAAGACTATTGGAGATTCAAAATAAATACGCCAAGAAAAGAGAGAAACTGCTGAGGGTAGATAAAAAAGAAATCAAAGATAAATATGATCAGAAATTATCCGATACACTCTTGAATGCTTACAAGGCCAAAAAGGGTAATCCACTTGATCAGAAAAGTTTTTTCCGGGAGATGATGACTTCCCTATCCGCAGCAGAGGCAGAATTGGCAAAGATGGATGAGAAAGATCCTGAATATTCTTCGATGTGCAAGTATGTTGATGGATTACAAAAAGCACTTAAAGAGAAACTTGAGGCTCTAAAACTAATGCTGGAGGATATATCAATAGAGCTTGGTACGGCTATGGGTGAACTGTTGACCGGTGACCAGGAGGGTATGCGTGATGCACTGCGCAATACTCTTAACATGTTCTTGGACTTTATTGAGAAAGAGATGATAGCAGCGGTCGGCAGTGTGACAATCGCTGAGTTTATTCTCAACCCACTGGGGATATTTGCAAGCATAGGAAAGATACTTGCTATCAAAGCGGCATTTGCAGGAATTAAGTCTGCCATAGGTAACTTCTATGCGGGTGGTTATACCGGTCCCGGCAATTGGGACCAGCCGCAAGGTATTGTGCATAGCAATGAATTCGTGGCAAACCGTTTTGCTGTGGGAAATCCTAATTTGCGCCCTATTTTTGATGTAATTGATGTGGCTCAGCGTTCTGGCAACGTAGGTAATCTGACGGCGGATGATATAGCAGCCGTGGCAGGATCCGGAAAGGTTATGCATAATGTTCCTGTCAAAACGGGCAATGTCAATGCCACAACTACCACCAATGATCCTGCGATGATGGCAGTGCTTATTGAATGCATACACGTTTTACGTAAACTCAAGGTCCGTTTGGATGATCCGCTTCTGGCAGAAACATATATTACAGGAAAGGGAGGCATCAACCGGGCCCAGAAAGAGTATGATAAATTAATAAAAAATGTTTCCAGATGA
- a CDS encoding DUF5053 domain-containing protein: protein METMIVTPQAEMTMKQKLQDVLMIVSWREIARNYFGKSSSWLYHKLDGIDGNGGKGEFSEKEKEQMRGALCDLADRLRRAADNI from the coding sequence ATGGAAACAATGATTGTAACGCCTCAGGCTGAGATGACAATGAAGCAAAAGCTTCAAGATGTCCTGATGATAGTGTCATGGCGGGAAATAGCCCGCAACTATTTTGGAAAGTCCAGTTCATGGCTTTACCATAAACTGGATGGCATAGACGGAAACGGTGGCAAAGGAGAATTCTCAGAAAAGGAAAAAGAACAAATGCGTGGAGCTTTGTGTGATTTGGCAGACCGCTTGCGCCGTGCTGCTGACAATATTTAA
- a CDS encoding MAC/perforin domain-containing protein, producing the protein MKHRFYHIFITCFLIFGCSHNKDYPPVIPPEYNHYPDMYFRIDTTLTKKMDSSSSLLGCGYDCKFSLIKGNDYIRNRIIDVKRLLNGEGYDYIKHLSMSFPLLEINKAILHQSGYSHSLISATLDKHVKDLMEISGVKTSIGNIQLKLFRTVTNSFNNKSTGNIFFTYEYFRPTCILTLPEVYPEYLCYFLSDSFIKDLYSKSADDIVRIYGTHVLTDITLGGWISVSAIAKLSSKGDEKEMVKSMNLYYNHFYNSSYSANGNRYFPNCDSIICNIHMTGGNQSDIEIKDNQIVGFQKWLQNINLNNEQIVDIGSIKKILLLSDFIMDVSKKKEIEDAIIRYCN; encoded by the coding sequence ATGAAACACAGATTTTATCATATATTCATAACTTGTTTCCTTATATTCGGATGTAGTCATAATAAGGATTATCCCCCGGTTATTCCTCCTGAATATAATCACTACCCAGACATGTATTTTAGAATTGATACCACATTAACAAAAAAAATGGATTCATCATCCTCCCTGCTTGGATGTGGCTATGACTGCAAATTCAGCCTTATAAAAGGAAATGACTACATAAGAAATAGGATAATTGATGTGAAGCGGCTATTGAATGGAGAAGGATATGATTATATAAAACATCTCTCTATGAGCTTTCCTCTATTGGAAATAAATAAAGCAATATTACATCAAAGTGGCTACTCTCATTCTCTTATCAGTGCAACACTTGATAAACATGTCAAGGATCTTATGGAAATTAGCGGAGTAAAAACATCTATTGGAAATATACAACTAAAACTTTTTAGAACTGTCACCAATAGTTTTAATAATAAAAGCACAGGAAATATTTTTTTTACATATGAATATTTTAGGCCTACCTGCATTCTCACCCTCCCTGAAGTATATCCTGAATATCTATGCTATTTCCTTTCTGATAGTTTTATTAAAGATCTATATAGCAAGTCTGCTGATGATATTGTGAGAATTTACGGAACCCATGTACTCACGGATATAACGTTAGGTGGTTGGATTTCAGTATCAGCAATCGCCAAATTATCTTCTAAGGGCGACGAAAAAGAAATGGTGAAAAGTATGAATTTATATTATAACCATTTTTATAACTCTTCCTATTCGGCTAATGGAAATAGATACTTCCCCAATTGTGATAGCATTATTTGCAATATTCACATGACAGGAGGCAATCAATCAGATATAGAAATTAAAGATAATCAAATAGTTGGATTTCAGAAATGGCTTCAAAACATAAACCTTAATAACGAACAAATTGTAGATATAGGTAGTATAAAAAAAATCTTATTATTAAGTGACTTCATTATGGATGTCTCAAAAAAGAAAGAGATTGAAGATGCTATTATTAGATACTGTAATTAA
- a CDS encoding MAC/perforin domain-containing protein, whose amino-acid sequence MKTIYFLSCVFLSLFLFSSCNDEIINSNLGLISTRSAGDGKYDLLGYGYDCTFSVFKGSRYGKARIIDIDRFLSGQGRDPITRVEKIMSPGNINIALLHGGGEVEAEWGADLNEYSQGQHNRYNVKSNINAFGLKLFTADLKSYYSDSSRFSNAYCFYRANIQKATRKLTMSEVSPSYLKYFLTDEFLDNLATYTGDQMVAKYGTHVLTDILLGGVSSTIFNAKMTSISNQKAFKNEADLFINQLSAGTGTTEAQKRFNNFKDVKISIKTYGGTSAIDQKISFDPFTGQLGNISFNYTDWMNSVTQSAEQIIGIGNNTTEICLLSDFIGNTTKKKEIEDAIIRYCEKQKVNMLSTPTFDYEEGVIYYNLATDSKNYLLVAYDIDYSWEAHSSHPAYLNRLPIDNRNPWEINTSGAWRVRWTFYPYGEYYRIGIKVNDGRDMALAIGQATLPFFNDGASDQLWDIESVVNQKDTYMLKHVSTGQYLCSTDHKLHPKNPNDKTLWFKIKITSKK is encoded by the coding sequence ATGAAAACAATTTATTTTTTATCATGCGTTTTTTTATCGTTATTTTTATTTAGTAGTTGCAATGATGAAATAATTAACTCTAATCTTGGTCTTATTTCTACCAGATCGGCAGGAGATGGAAAATACGACTTATTAGGGTATGGTTACGATTGTACATTTAGTGTTTTTAAGGGATCTCGCTATGGAAAAGCAAGAATAATTGATATTGATCGCTTTTTATCGGGACAGGGAAGAGATCCTATTACCAGAGTGGAGAAAATAATGTCACCAGGCAATATTAATATTGCATTGCTTCATGGAGGTGGTGAAGTTGAAGCTGAATGGGGAGCTGATTTAAATGAATATAGTCAAGGTCAGCATAATAGGTATAATGTGAAATCTAATATCAATGCATTTGGCTTAAAATTATTCACAGCAGATCTAAAAAGTTACTATAGCGATTCTTCCAGATTCAGTAACGCATATTGTTTCTATAGAGCCAATATACAAAAAGCAACACGTAAATTGACTATGTCAGAAGTTTCTCCATCATATTTGAAATATTTCTTAACAGATGAATTTTTGGATAATTTAGCAACTTATACGGGTGATCAAATGGTAGCCAAATATGGTACACATGTACTAACTGATATCTTATTGGGGGGTGTGAGTAGTACTATTTTTAATGCTAAAATGACATCAATATCAAATCAAAAAGCCTTTAAAAATGAGGCAGATTTGTTCATAAATCAATTGTCTGCTGGGACAGGGACTACCGAAGCGCAGAAACGGTTTAATAACTTTAAGGATGTAAAAATATCGATAAAGACTTATGGTGGAACGTCTGCAATAGATCAAAAGATCTCTTTTGATCCATTTACAGGGCAGTTAGGAAACATTTCTTTTAATTATACTGATTGGATGAATAGTGTTACTCAATCAGCAGAGCAAATTATAGGTATTGGCAATAATACTACAGAGATCTGCCTCCTTAGTGATTTTATTGGGAACACAACAAAGAAAAAAGAGATAGAAGATGCAATCATAAGATATTGTGAAAAACAAAAGGTAAATATGCTTTCTACACCAACATTCGATTATGAGGAAGGAGTCATATATTATAATTTAGCGACAGATAGCAAGAACTATTTACTTGTAGCTTATGATATTGATTATAGTTGGGAAGCACATTCTTCCCATCCAGCTTATTTAAATAGGCTACCGATAGATAATCGTAATCCTTGGGAAATAAACACTTCAGGAGCATGGCGTGTACGCTGGACTTTTTATCCCTATGGGGAGTATTATCGAATAGGAATAAAAGTAAATGATGGTAGAGATATGGCTTTGGCCATTGGACAAGCAACATTACCTTTTTTTAATGATGGCGCAAGTGATCAATTATGGGATATAGAAAGTGTGGTAAATCAAAAAGATACTTATATGCTGAAACATGTAAGTACTGGACAATATTTATGTAGTACTGATCATAAATTACATCCTAAAAATCCAAATGACAAAACATTATGGTTCAAAATAAAAATTACAAGTAAAAAGTAA
- a CDS encoding DUF5053 domain-containing protein: MDKQIEGRIKELVGKFHLLRTKEGSEEFDNIWRQLNADIPAEQRKEAGQFLLQEMRQARERKKRMDVDVRNQLGDLYDVLSLSYISKQYFQKDRSWLAQRINGNQVNGKTCAFSEDELEILKLTLTDIKNKLSDTILSIK, translated from the coding sequence ATGGACAAACAGATTGAAGGAAGAATCAAAGAATTGGTAGGCAAGTTTCATCTGCTTCGAACCAAGGAAGGAAGTGAGGAATTTGATAACATTTGGCGTCAGTTGAATGCAGATATTCCGGCAGAACAACGTAAGGAGGCCGGACAGTTCTTACTCCAGGAGATGAGACAAGCACGAGAACGCAAAAAACGTATGGATGTGGATGTTCGTAACCAGTTGGGAGATTTATATGATGTGTTGTCTTTATCTTACATATCGAAACAGTATTTTCAGAAAGATCGTAGCTGGTTAGCCCAACGTATCAATGGCAATCAAGTGAATGGGAAAACATGTGCCTTTTCTGAGGATGAATTGGAAATACTTAAATTGACACTTACGGATATAAAGAACAAGTTATCGGACACTATATTAAGCATCAAGTGA